One genomic window of Salvia miltiorrhiza cultivar Shanhuang (shh) chromosome 4, IMPLAD_Smil_shh, whole genome shotgun sequence includes the following:
- the LOC131022816 gene encoding uncharacterized protein LOC131022816 isoform X1 → MAEEEVMAEVEAAQAVYGDDCLVIEAYPPHLHVHLKPRTAEVSSEQFVEATIGMQAGPKYPEEPPVIRIIDSKGLDEQRQKYLIESICCKAFELASCSMLVALCEEAVEKLSSMNHPEGDCPLCLFPLLDEDADNNSLPFMKLMSCFHCFHCDCIIRWWNWIQMQSEKESSSSSSSTVRSKPDQQGIRKMMEGSMGKCPVCRKIFLAKDIEHVLDLVGTCGNLDCAGTEIDGGFLHSELEITRRQKFDAILKIQQENNGLIEPKKNEVLLPGMFLPQLVVLPSTESEGVSSESQNKDPAAKSDTNPESSSDRRRSRKPNNYHRKHRTQNTSKQVRHWIRKDNVSDN, encoded by the exons ATGGCTGAAGAAGAAGTTATGGCTGAAGTGGAGGCAGCGCAGGCGGTGTACGGCGACGATTGCCTTGTCATCGAAGCCTATCCTCCACATCTCCACGTTCACCTTAAGCCGCGCACCGCCGAGGTCTCCTCTGAGCAG TTTGTGGAAGCAACTATTGGGATGCAGGCTGGTCCTAAG TACCCTGAAGAGCCACCTGTGATTAGGATTATTGATTCCAAGGGTCTTGATGAGCAGAGGCAGAAATATCTTATAGAGAGCATTTGTTGCAAAGCTTTTGAACTTGCCTCGTGTTCAATGCTTGTGGCACTTTGTGAG GAAGCAGTGGAGAAGCTTTCTAGTATGAATCATCCTGAGGGAGACTGCCCCTTGTGTTTATTTCCTTTACTTGATGAAGATGCTGACAACAATTCGTTACCTTTTATGAAGTTAATGTCTTGTTTCCATTGCTTTCATTG TGACTGCATCATCAGGTGGTGGAATTGGATCCAGATGCAAAGTGAAAAGGAGAGTTCAAGTTCGTCATCATCAACTGTTAGGAGTAAGCCAGATCAACAAG GTATTCGCAAAATGATGGAAGGAAGTATGGGCAAATGCCCAGTCTGCCGGAAAATATTTCTTGCCAAGGATATTGAGCATGTGCTTGACTTAGTTGGGACTTGTGGCAATTTG GACTGTGCTGGAACTGAGATTGACGGAGGCTTTCTTCATTCGGAATTGGAAATAACTAGAAGACAAAAATTTGATGCCATTCTAAAAATCCAGCAAGAAAATAATGGCTTGATTGAGCCCAAGAAAAATGAGGTCCTATTACCTGGTATGTTTCTTCCCCAGCTAGTTGTCTTACCCTCAACAGAATCTGAAGGAGTATCCAGTGAATCACAAAACAAAGATCCGGCAGCGAAATCTGATACCAATCCAGAAAGTTCATCCGACAGGCGTCGGTCGAGGAAGCCCAACAATTATCATAGGAAGCACAGGACACAAAACACAAGCAAACAAGTAAGACACTGGATTAGGAAGGACAATGTTTCAGATAATTAA
- the LOC131022816 gene encoding uncharacterized protein LOC131022816 isoform X2 — protein sequence MLRCELGYFLAHDLPLLMYPEEPPVIRIIDSKGLDEQRQKYLIESICCKAFELASCSMLVALCEEAVEKLSSMNHPEGDCPLCLFPLLDEDADNNSLPFMKLMSCFHCFHCDCIIRWWNWIQMQSEKESSSSSSSTVRSKPDQQGIRKMMEGSMGKCPVCRKIFLAKDIEHVLDLVGTCGNLDCAGTEIDGGFLHSELEITRRQKFDAILKIQQENNGLIEPKKNEVLLPGMFLPQLVVLPSTESEGVSSESQNKDPAAKSDTNPESSSDRRRSRKPNNYHRKHRTQNTSKQVRHWIRKDNVSDN from the exons ATGTTGCGCTGTGAGCTGGGCTACTTCTTGGCCCATGACTTACCTTTACTGATG TACCCTGAAGAGCCACCTGTGATTAGGATTATTGATTCCAAGGGTCTTGATGAGCAGAGGCAGAAATATCTTATAGAGAGCATTTGTTGCAAAGCTTTTGAACTTGCCTCGTGTTCAATGCTTGTGGCACTTTGTGAG GAAGCAGTGGAGAAGCTTTCTAGTATGAATCATCCTGAGGGAGACTGCCCCTTGTGTTTATTTCCTTTACTTGATGAAGATGCTGACAACAATTCGTTACCTTTTATGAAGTTAATGTCTTGTTTCCATTGCTTTCATTG TGACTGCATCATCAGGTGGTGGAATTGGATCCAGATGCAAAGTGAAAAGGAGAGTTCAAGTTCGTCATCATCAACTGTTAGGAGTAAGCCAGATCAACAAG GTATTCGCAAAATGATGGAAGGAAGTATGGGCAAATGCCCAGTCTGCCGGAAAATATTTCTTGCCAAGGATATTGAGCATGTGCTTGACTTAGTTGGGACTTGTGGCAATTTG GACTGTGCTGGAACTGAGATTGACGGAGGCTTTCTTCATTCGGAATTGGAAATAACTAGAAGACAAAAATTTGATGCCATTCTAAAAATCCAGCAAGAAAATAATGGCTTGATTGAGCCCAAGAAAAATGAGGTCCTATTACCTGGTATGTTTCTTCCCCAGCTAGTTGTCTTACCCTCAACAGAATCTGAAGGAGTATCCAGTGAATCACAAAACAAAGATCCGGCAGCGAAATCTGATACCAATCCAGAAAGTTCATCCGACAGGCGTCGGTCGAGGAAGCCCAACAATTATCATAGGAAGCACAGGACACAAAACACAAGCAAACAAGTAAGACACTGGATTAGGAAGGACAATGTTTCAGATAATTAA
- the LOC131022817 gene encoding phospholipase A(1) DAD1, chloroplastic-like, protein MSFRMTKCVRPCSRATVENVGTITKPSNITMKPSKLKLKKKWCFPHHDHSPAPRPLSQRWQDYQGQDNWNGLLDPLDDTLRREIIRYGNFVEAAYCSCNFDPSSSSYASCRFPKSNLLSSSGFPDTGYRVTRNLTATSGIQLPAWGPSWMVVQSSWIGYVAVSHDRREIARLGRRDVVIALRGTATGLEWLENMRATLTPLNNHEDDDGDEPMVESGFLSLYTSASGDKPSLQSLVRDEISKIMHKYGDEPLSLTITGHSLGAALATLAAYDIKKTFKQAPLVTVISFAGPRVGNWSFRCRLEEQGTKVLRIVNSDDVITKVPGFVIDNNEAGWVRKLVEDMQWVYADVGCELRLSSRDAPGLNGINIAACHELKTYLHLVSNCPFRATARKMMSKALAQ, encoded by the coding sequence ATGAGTTTCCGAATGACAAAATGTGTACGGCCATGCAGCCGAGCAACAGTGGAAAATGTAGGCACCATCACTAAGCCCTCCAACATCACCATGAAACCCAGCAAGTTGAAGCTGAAGAAGAAGTGGTGTTTCCCCCATCACGACCATTCTCCGGCGCCGCGGCCGCTGAGCCAGAGGTGGCAGGACTACCAAGGGCAGGACAACTGGAATGGCCTTCTAGACCCCCTCGACGACACCCTCCGCCGCGAGATCATCCGCTACGGCAACTTCGTCGAGGCCGCCTACTGCTCCTGCAACTTCGacccctcctcctcctcctacGCCTCCTGCCGCTTCCCCAAATCCAATCTCCTCTCCAGCTCCGGCTTCCCCGACACCGGATACCGCGTCACCCGCAACCTCACCGCCACCTCCGGCATCCAACTGCCCGCCTGGGGCCCCTCTTGGATGGTCGTGCAGTCCAGCTGGATCGGCTACGTCGCCGTCTCCCACGACCGCAGGGAGATCGCCCGCCTCGGCCGCCGCGACGTCGTCATCGCCCTGCGGGGCACCGCCACGGGCCTCGAGTGGCTCGAGAACATGCGCGCCACGTTAACTCCCTTGAACAACCACGAGGATGACGACGGCGACGAGCCCATGGTGGAGAGCGGTTTCCTCAGCTTGTACACGTCGGCCTCCGGCGACAAGCCGAGCCTGCAGAGCCTGGTGAGGGACGAGATATCCAAGATCATGCACAAATACGGCGACGAGCCGCTCAGCCTGACCATCACGGGGCACTCCCTCGGCGCGGCGCTGGCCACGCTGGCCGCCTACGACATAAAGAAGACGTTCAAGCAGGCGCCGCTGGTGACGGTGATCTCCTTCGCCGGGCCGCGCGTGGGGAACTGGAGCTTCCGGTGCCGCCTGGAGGAGCAGGGGACGAAGGTGCTCCGGATCGTCAACTCCGACGACGTCATCACCAAGGTGCCCGGCTTTGTCATCGACAACAATGAGGCCGGCTGGGTGAGGAAGCTGGTGGAGGACATGCAGTGGGTGTACGCCGACGTCGGCTGCGAGCTGCGCCTCAGCAGCCGCGACGCGCCCGGCCTCAACGGCATCAACATCGCCGCCTGCCACGAGCTCAAGACCTACCTCCACCTCGTCTCCAACTGCCCCTTCCGCGCCACCGCCAGAAAGATGATGAGCAAAGCCCTCGCTCAATAA